The region GCGCCTTCAAAGGCATCCACCAGAAGTAACACCCCGTCGGCCATTTTAAGCACGCGCTCTACCTCACCACCGAAGTCGGCGTGACCAGGCGTGTCAATCACATTGATCTTAACGCCCTTATAGCGAACCGACACGTTCTTAGAAACGATCGTGATACCACGCTCGCGCTCCAGGTCGTTGTTGTCCAGAATAAGGTCGTCAAACTGCTGGTGCTCTGCGAATAGCTTGGAAGCATGGATGATCTTGTCCACGAGCGTCGTCTTGCCGTGGTCTACGTGTGCGATGATCGCAATATTTCGAATATTTTGCATTGAATAGATTTTTCGAGCCGCAAAAATACTGAAAAGGCTTCAGACTTTCACTAGGTACCTCGAAATAAACAGGTTATAGTTGTATTAAATTTATTCTGTAGTGGCCGTAGCTGATACAGGGTATAGGGCAAACATTATCTTGTTAGAGTTTGTTTCCTAAGGGGTTAGGAAATTTTAACGTATACATAAAAGGGGCAAGCTTTTTGCCTGCCTAAACAAGTATGAAAATGATCCAAATATTTTTGTTGATAGCCCTGCTACACCTCACAGCCTGCAACCAGCCAGAAACCAGTGCCGCATTTATGTCTGCCACGGCCTTAGCTGGCGATGAGCCGCTGGATCAGGAGCTGGAGGCCGAACTGAGCGAGGCAGCCCTGCAGGACACGGTCGTGAAAACGGAGGTGGAGTGGCGCAGGCAGCTCACGCCAGAGCAGTACTATGTGCTGCGGCAGGAGGGAACCGAGCCACCCTTTAAGAATAAGTATAACAGCAATAAGAAGAAGGGCACCTACTACTGCGGCGCCTGCGGTAACCCCCTGTTCAGTTCCGCTACCAAATTCGAGTCCGGCACCGGCTGGCCCAGCTTTTACGCGCCTATTGCCCGAAAGCAGATAAAAGCGGTGGAGGATAGGTCGTTTCCGGGGGAGGTGCGCACAGAGGTGGAGTGCGCCCGCTGCGGCTCCCACATCGGCCACGTGTTTGAGGATGGCCCCAAACCGACCGGCCTGCGCTACTGTCTTAACTCGGCGGCCCTCGATTTCAGGGAGAAGAAGTAAGGTTGGT is a window of Pontibacter kalidii DNA encoding:
- the msrB gene encoding peptide-methionine (R)-S-oxide reductase MsrB, producing the protein MIQIFLLIALLHLTACNQPETSAAFMSATALAGDEPLDQELEAELSEAALQDTVVKTEVEWRRQLTPEQYYVLRQEGTEPPFKNKYNSNKKKGTYYCGACGNPLFSSATKFESGTGWPSFYAPIARKQIKAVEDRSFPGEVRTEVECARCGSHIGHVFEDGPKPTGLRYCLNSAALDFREKK